From a region of the Mytilus galloprovincialis chromosome 3, xbMytGall1.hap1.1, whole genome shotgun sequence genome:
- the LOC143066938 gene encoding serine/threonine-protein kinase PAK 2-like isoform X1 codes for MSDFEEGEKPPAPPVRHTSTRVADLPHEHKPLPKEPDSKEEKRRIKTPKSTKITRLQNEKPVISSPSNFEHTIHVGFDAHTGEFTGMPESWAKLLSQSNISKSEQKKNPQAVLDVLKYYDTSTKEKDIQKPKYMTNIKPPSAESRGPTLSDKFNSNVMISQQPAPTAKPENSTGASTPEDDDDEEAPPPIATRPDKTKSIYTKPVESEEKTNGAISKNDKPKKKKMTDEEIIEKLRTIVTIGDPNRKYTKMEKIGQGASGTVFIAMEVATGREVAIKTMNLSQQPKKELIINEILVMRENQNPNIVNYLDSYLLNNVGGEELWVVMEYLAGGSLTDVVTETCMDEGQIAAVIRECLHALEFLHENQVIHRDIKSDNILLGMDGSVKLTDFGFCAQLSPEQNKRSTMVGTPYWMAPEVVTRKQYGPKVDVWSLGIMAIEMIEGEPPYLNENPLRALYLIATNGKPDIKEKHKLSPVFQDFLDKCLEVDVDKRCCASDLLKHPFLRLAKPLANLQPLILAAKEAQKGH; via the exons gtACTAAGATTACAAGGCTACAGAATGAGAAGCCGGTCATATCATCCCCATCAAACTTTGAACATACCATCCATGTTGGATTTGATGCTCATACGGGGGAGTTCACG GGCATGCCAGAATCGTGGGCTAAACTACTGTCTCAATCAAACATCTCTAAATCGGAACAAAAGAAGAATCCTCAGGCCGTGTTAGATGTACTCAAATATTATGACACATCCACCAAagaaaaagatatacaaaaaCCTAAATATATGACCAACATTAAACCTCCTA GTGCTGAATCAAGAGGGCCAACGCTATCAGACAAATTTAACTCAAATGTTATGATTTCACAG CAACCAGCACCAACTGCAAAGCCAGAAAATTCAACAGGGGCCTCGACTCCagaggatgatgatgatgaggaaGCACCTCCCCCTATAGCAACACGTCctgataaaacaaaatcaatt TATACAAAACCTGTGGAAAGTGAAGAGAAAACAAACGGAGCTATCTCAAAAAATGATaaaccaaagaaaaagaaaatgacagATGAAGAAATAATAGAAAAATTACGAACAATAGTGACAATCGGAGACCCCAATAGGAAATATACTAAAATGGAAAAAATTGGCCAAGG AGCCTCAGGAACTGTATTTATTGCCATGGAGGTTGCCACAGGTCGTGAAGTGGCTATAAAGACAATGAACTTATCTCAACAACCTAAAAAGGAACTTATAATTAATGAAATTCTAGTGATGCGGGAAAATCAAAATCCTAATATTGTTAATTACCTGGATTCTTATTTACTAAATAACGTAGGGGGAGAGGAATTGTGG GTTGTTATGGAATATTTAGCTGGTGGGTCTTTAACAGATGTAGTCACAGAGACTTGTATGGATGAGGGTCAAATAGCTGCTGTTATAAGAGAG TGTTTACATGCATTAGAATTTCTTCATGAGAACCAGGTGATCCACAGAGATATAAAAAGTGATAATATACTGTTAGGAATGGATGGTAGTGTCAAACTAA CTGATTTTGGTTTTTGTGCTCAATTGTCTCCTGAACAAAATAAACGATCAACTATGGTTGGAACACCTTATTGGATGGCCCCTGAAGTTGTCACAAG aaaacagTATGGTCCTAAAGTAGATGTTTGGAGTTTAGGGATCATGGCAATAGAAATGATAGAAGGAGAACCTCCTTATTTAAATGAGAATCCTCTTAGA GCTTTGTATTTAATTGCCACTAATGGTAAACCAGacataaaagaaaaacataaattatcTCCTGTGTTCCAAGACTTCTTAGATAAATGTCTGGAGGTGGATGTAGACAAACGTTGTTGTGCCTCAGATCTCCTAAAG CATCCCTTTTTACGACTAGCAAAACCATTAGCCAATTTACAACCTTTAATTTTAGCTGCTAAAGAAGCTCAAAAGGGGCATtaa
- the LOC143066938 gene encoding serine/threonine-protein kinase PAK 2-like isoform X2, producing MMKKQRSSGGNFLSNTLRRISVTGTKITRLQNEKPVISSPSNFEHTIHVGFDAHTGEFTGMPESWAKLLSQSNISKSEQKKNPQAVLDVLKYYDTSTKEKDIQKPKYMTNIKPPSAESRGPTLSDKFNSNVMISQQPAPTAKPENSTGASTPEDDDDEEAPPPIATRPDKTKSIYTKPVESEEKTNGAISKNDKPKKKKMTDEEIIEKLRTIVTIGDPNRKYTKMEKIGQGASGTVFIAMEVATGREVAIKTMNLSQQPKKELIINEILVMRENQNPNIVNYLDSYLLNNVGGEELWVVMEYLAGGSLTDVVTETCMDEGQIAAVIRECLHALEFLHENQVIHRDIKSDNILLGMDGSVKLTDFGFCAQLSPEQNKRSTMVGTPYWMAPEVVTRKQYGPKVDVWSLGIMAIEMIEGEPPYLNENPLRALYLIATNGKPDIKEKHKLSPVFQDFLDKCLEVDVDKRCCASDLLKHPFLRLAKPLANLQPLILAAKEAQKGH from the exons gtACTAAGATTACAAGGCTACAGAATGAGAAGCCGGTCATATCATCCCCATCAAACTTTGAACATACCATCCATGTTGGATTTGATGCTCATACGGGGGAGTTCACG GGCATGCCAGAATCGTGGGCTAAACTACTGTCTCAATCAAACATCTCTAAATCGGAACAAAAGAAGAATCCTCAGGCCGTGTTAGATGTACTCAAATATTATGACACATCCACCAAagaaaaagatatacaaaaaCCTAAATATATGACCAACATTAAACCTCCTA GTGCTGAATCAAGAGGGCCAACGCTATCAGACAAATTTAACTCAAATGTTATGATTTCACAG CAACCAGCACCAACTGCAAAGCCAGAAAATTCAACAGGGGCCTCGACTCCagaggatgatgatgatgaggaaGCACCTCCCCCTATAGCAACACGTCctgataaaacaaaatcaatt TATACAAAACCTGTGGAAAGTGAAGAGAAAACAAACGGAGCTATCTCAAAAAATGATaaaccaaagaaaaagaaaatgacagATGAAGAAATAATAGAAAAATTACGAACAATAGTGACAATCGGAGACCCCAATAGGAAATATACTAAAATGGAAAAAATTGGCCAAGG AGCCTCAGGAACTGTATTTATTGCCATGGAGGTTGCCACAGGTCGTGAAGTGGCTATAAAGACAATGAACTTATCTCAACAACCTAAAAAGGAACTTATAATTAATGAAATTCTAGTGATGCGGGAAAATCAAAATCCTAATATTGTTAATTACCTGGATTCTTATTTACTAAATAACGTAGGGGGAGAGGAATTGTGG GTTGTTATGGAATATTTAGCTGGTGGGTCTTTAACAGATGTAGTCACAGAGACTTGTATGGATGAGGGTCAAATAGCTGCTGTTATAAGAGAG TGTTTACATGCATTAGAATTTCTTCATGAGAACCAGGTGATCCACAGAGATATAAAAAGTGATAATATACTGTTAGGAATGGATGGTAGTGTCAAACTAA CTGATTTTGGTTTTTGTGCTCAATTGTCTCCTGAACAAAATAAACGATCAACTATGGTTGGAACACCTTATTGGATGGCCCCTGAAGTTGTCACAAG aaaacagTATGGTCCTAAAGTAGATGTTTGGAGTTTAGGGATCATGGCAATAGAAATGATAGAAGGAGAACCTCCTTATTTAAATGAGAATCCTCTTAGA GCTTTGTATTTAATTGCCACTAATGGTAAACCAGacataaaagaaaaacataaattatcTCCTGTGTTCCAAGACTTCTTAGATAAATGTCTGGAGGTGGATGTAGACAAACGTTGTTGTGCCTCAGATCTCCTAAAG CATCCCTTTTTACGACTAGCAAAACCATTAGCCAATTTACAACCTTTAATTTTAGCTGCTAAAGAAGCTCAAAAGGGGCATtaa